A single window of Nitrospirota bacterium DNA harbors:
- a CDS encoding peptide deformylase has protein sequence MSVLGIREYPDPILRRKSRRVEKWDGELHRLIQDMIDTLDAVPGLGLAAVQVGAPVSLFIYDADLSSDSPVKNYSVFINPEIIYEEGEVKGEEGCLSVPDYRESVVRAEVVKVKGYDKDGGSIE, from the coding sequence ATGTCTGTCCTTGGGATCAGAGAATATCCTGACCCGATACTCCGCCGGAAGAGCAGGCGGGTGGAAAAATGGGATGGTGAGTTGCATCGGCTTATTCAGGATATGATTGATACGCTCGATGCAGTGCCCGGACTTGGTCTTGCAGCGGTTCAGGTTGGTGCACCTGTAAGCCTGTTTATTTATGATGCTGATCTTTCCTCTGATAGCCCTGTAAAGAATTATTCTGTGTTTATAAATCCTGAGATTATCTATGAAGAAGGTGAGGTTAAGGGGGAAGAGGGCTGTCTTAGCGTCCCGGATTACAGGGAGTCAGTTGTCAGGGCAGAGGTTGTAAAGGTAAAGGGTTATGATAAGGACGGTGGGAGCATTGAA